The genomic stretch AATTCGTTCAGCTGAAGTCCAGTTTCAGAGCTGTACTTAAGATTATGCAGATACAATTGCTCATGTTCTTATATCGCATGGATTTATGCAATAGGATACCTACAGGGAACAAGACTAAATTAAATACAATACAGGAAATGTGCATTAACTGCGAAGAATATAAATATCACATAATCCTACTGATGTTAAATCAACATCTTACCATTAAGAATCACAAAGGCTATAAAAATAGCCAGAGTCATCTTCAAGTCCTTCATTTAAGCAGCTGTTCAAGACATTAGTACCTAGATTTCTAATAAAGATTAATTGGATGGGGTGGTGGGAAATTAGAAGTAAATATCCAATTACAAGTACTtcataaaacttatttttgttaTCCAATATTACATACTGCTTTTACATGCGCAcgcaatttaaaaaaaatctagatagCAATAAAACCAAGAGTATTAAAAGCATCCTGGCGATCATCCCTTCATCTGTGCTTCTCCCCTAATtaacaccacccccccccccaaaaaaaaaaaaagaatactttggttagagatttatttttacttttctcagtGTCTAGAGCTATCGCTACCAGCTCTATGCTCCTAAGACTGTCTTTAGCAAATAACACTCTATCCCTAAAGCATATTACAAGGTCATATCCACTACATACATCTGAGGAGTTAATGGACGTATTGCCTAAGTTCTGGCAACTAAGTCACCAAAATCTTGGGAACTGCTCTTTCACACTTTGTTATGGCCTGtaattttaacttttgaaaCAGAGTTATCTGGAACATGAATTTACCACTTAGTGGATCAACTCGTACACTCAGGTCCACTGGGATAGTTTCACTTACATTAATGATTGCATAAATGCCAGTCTGCAACCACAAAATCCTTCCCACCTCGCTCCCTAGGCGCATAACCTAACTGCTGCCCCATCATCGTGATGAGGAGGACACTGCTTCAACCCACCTCCCACTGCTGCGCCATCCCAGGGTGAAAAGGGGTCGCTGATGACCACATCAATGGCTTACGCAGTGCAATACAAGGTACGAATGCTGTATTCAGCAAAACCCAcaagagaaatacaaaacttGGGTAGAATCTCTAATGGGCCAACCCAATCTATACCATCACCTTTCCCAGTAGCAAGATCTATTAGATATAAATCATCCCAGACAGGCAGTGGCATAAACTGCTATTTCCAGCGACAGTCCCATATCTGCCTAGAAATTTGTGTTAATCTTAGAAAGTTTTTCTTGATGGAAGATTCAGACTAAGTATTCAAACACAAATACTTTATGAAAACAGATTCTACTCTCACCCCCAGTAGATgtaacactgatttttcttcccatgtCCAGTAAAGTAATACACATTTCAAGACCTAGAACTCAGGTACTCTTAAATACACACTCCTATAAGCCATATTTTGTAAAAAACCCACTGATTTCTTATTCTGCACTTCAAGATGTGGAGTGAATGTACAGCCTCCACTGTCAAAAAACACTTACGAGTACCCCAGTTCTGAGTTTTCTAGTGCCAGGTACATAGGGAGAATAATTTAATATGATTTACTGACTACCTTTGCTTGACTCTCCAAACATAGAGAACATAATCTCTAAATGTCATCAAGTATACTTCCTATTCTATCACCCATGCTATTAACAAGAGTAGCGAATAACATGAGAGCcagtaaaaagtaaaagaaagaaaaaaaaaaaaacatctctGAAACATGAAGCCCAACACAAGTCTTGCAGTCTGACATTGAAAAACTTACAGCTACTAACTCTGTATAGTTAGTTCCGAATAGTTTTACGCCTATCTTCAGGTATGTTTCTCTTTACGGATCTTTTCCCCATAGCTCATTAATAGCACAGAAGGCAGTGTCAAAAACCTTATTTCAGTCAAGATACGTTGATACAGTCTTCACTGTTTCTAGGGATGCTCCTTTGGCTAATTCTTCAAAGCCATTACCCTCTTAAATGCCTTCATAGAGGTGAGTCCTAATGAGATACTCCATTTAGGAATGAGACTTGTCAATACAGAGAGGTGGCAACGAGGTAAAGTCCATTGCTCATGGGGAAGTGGATCAGAGATTGTGAAATGAGATAGACTTTACAGTGAGTTCAGATATCTGATAAgatacagaattttaaataattttattacagCTTGAAATTGTACAAGTCACTTtactttttaatcttaaaaatttgtaaatgtaaaaaaagcCAATCCTTAAAAAGCAGAATGCTAGTGTTGGCTGTTGCCACATAAGCAGGTAGATTGCAGGTGCTAGTGCCCCTCTCTGTTTCTTGCTGTGCTGATTcctaaagcaaaaaataaatgagcCCCTGAGAGACAAGGACTGAaagggcagggaagaaaaagaaactctgACCCTCTCCTTCTTTCAGAAttgggagagagaggaagaattaaaacaggaagaaaattaccttttagaaataaaagtagaataggggggaaaaaaagatacctAAGCAGCTACAGACAATCTCATTGCTGTTACTTCCCAATCACAGTTCAACTAGTTTTATCTTAATCTTCAATTACCACCTTACACAAAAAGAGCTCTTTCGTCTGCCTGCCTTGTCGGCCACTCATAACTACATCTAATACGAGTCATTCTTAAAGGCATGTTTTTTACACTTAAACCAAACACTCATTTCTGAGCTGATCTTCCATAGCCACATCCAAaccccttctttttctcctaacAGCTCCTATCACCACACTCCGAAACCTCTCCGGGGTACCAAACCCAACTCCTCCACCTCAGCATGAGCACCCAGGACCATGGCAGtcacttgaaaaaaacccacaaaccccgaaaacaagaagaaacagcGAGCAAGGATGCAGACTGAATTAACAGCACTGTACCTGTTGTCCCTGTTGCACTCCAGAAGCAAAAGCCCACGCGTGAAGTGCAAAGCCTGGTTCTGCAAAGGGAGTCCCCAATTAGGAGTCCTCAATGACCCCTTTTGCCTGCCAACCACCTGTGCAGCCGGGTGGTACTCAGCCCGCCGTAGGTCAGTCACACCCCGCCCCAGGCAAGTATTTTTGAGATGGTCGCTTGCAAAAGCATTTCCAGTATGGCTTAAGAATGGCAGCCTCTTTCTGGAAACAAATAcggattttttttgtaaagcacTTGGAAGTCATTGGTTTACAACTGCAAAATACGTGACAACTGCTGTTAACAAAGTTACGAGTGTACTGTAAATATGTCTTCAAATTTCAAACATGCTTGCTCACTGTCATGGTCCTCTAGCGCTGGAAATACGTATATTCTCTCTAATCCATTTCTGCcatttttgtgattttaaagGAGTGCCAGCTATTTCTTCAGAATTTATGGCCTGGAGCACTGCTAAGGAGCACAAGGGGATACAGCTGGAAAGGAGAGTTCCAGGTGACTTTGGTGTGCGTCATTAGCACTGagctgggggagggaaaggggtCAGGAGGTCAGGTAGCACTTTTGAGCATATCTGAGTTTTGAAATATTCTCTTAATGATATATTTGGctccattatttttattttgaatcaaTAGCTTGTAAGTCTGGATAATGTAACTATATTGAttcagaagggtttttttgtttgttttgttttctctataGCTTATGTACAGAGGATTTAGAGTTTCATTATTAGAACATTTATGTTTGgagaaagaaatcataaatGCAACTCTGTTGGAGTTTGGAGtaaacaaaagagagaaagaaaaaaaattctgactaTCTTTCcacataaaacaaaagcaaattaagaACTGCTAATTAAGAACAATTATTAGTAGCAAAACTAAATAATAACTTGCGTAAAAGGAATTACTACTGGACACGATATTAAGGGAGAAAGAAACTTTAACAATGGAATGCCTACTTTGTCTTTACCTGTGCCTCATCTCTTCAAGAATATGCAGAATCACAAAAGTGgtcccagggaagtggtggagggTGCCAGAAAAAGATCCAGCAGCAGTTTGGCTTGTTCAAGcaaagtttggattttttttttttttataaaaatatgccTGATGTGATTACTGTAATAGGAGCATTTAGCTGCGTGCTTAGAATGGGACTCTTCATGCTAAAGAGTATATgcctgtttgcttgtttgtatgaaaagtttaaaatgttttaaaaactgtttttaatggAGGAAATAtcaattttcttccaaagtaaAGAAGCCAAATTAACCAGAAGAACATTGCTTAAATACCAAAGACTTACAAATAGttattttctatgtattttttgaCACAAATTTGGAGTAAGATTGCTCCTCCAATACCTGAATTTCAGTctaaatagttttcattttacagaactGTTCCTGCAAAACCtctcttgaaataattttcacaaTAGTATTTTCAACATTTGTAATCCAAAAATAATGCAGGAACCCTACTTGAATCTGGTTGTTAAGCAACATAATAGCTAGCTTTAATTTCGTTGATCAGAAGAAACttattaaaagaataaacaaCCAATAGttagaagtaatttattttctcaatgGCTTTCTATTTTCAGTATCTATAGTGCCAATCCATAAATAAGACTGTATATgcaggggagcagagctgtaaatacagatttttaaaagttattttcctttcctgcagagGGCTTTCCACGTCGTGCTGTGTGCTCTCAACAGTAAGTGGAAACCCAGGCTAGTTTAAgagtttgcatttttctgtccttaGACAAGAACTCCTCTCTCCAGAACCTCAATAAATTGCTATCTGAAATGCATCAGAAGTGTTTTCAGATCAAATTTCCTACAAAAGTGTTTCAAGCCTTTTCCCATTAAGTAAATCAGTTGCTAGGGAATACGTTTTGTACACATCACTACAGAAAACATCATTATTTAGTTAGTAACACATCTGAGAGAACAATCACCTGCCAGCAAGAATAATACTTCTTTTTATAAGATATATGAGAAGGGACATGTCATTTGTTTCCAAAGAACATTCTTTTTATAAATGGTTTGAGAATTATCACAACAAAATACAGGAgtaattttactttttgaaaGGCTTTAACAAGACCAACTGAGGTATTTGCCTCCTTGCTCCCTGGACGGAGAACAGAAAGCATCCTGTTCCGCTTGGTGGCTGAGAAGGGAAGAGCAAGCTATTACAGTACCATTTAAGTGCTTATCTATGCTGGCCTTTCCCTCAAGAATAAAACCAAGTTCTTCTCCCTAAGAACTTGAACATAAACTCAGTGATGGTTTCTTCTTCATCCCTCTAAAATGCTTACCTCAAACATAATTTCTCTTCACTGGGAAAGCCTAGAAAAGCTTCATGCATCATATTTGAAACTACAATTTTAATGTCTTAAAATTCTGCTACTGTCTGCTGGGAGGAATGTACCGTTTTGGaagaaagaaggtagatttcTCTCTGATGTTTTCTGACAGCGGATCCTTGTCTTTGTAGTTAAAGCATCTTTTTCATACACAGCCTTTATATTCATTGGAAGAGTACTGCCGAAGGCATACAGGGAAGTGGTTGAATGCCAAGCCACAAGAAATAAGTTTCAGTAAACATTTCAGGAACACAATTCATGAGTAAACCAACCACTTTCTTGGCAATTAACAAAACAACTCCACAACTTTGCCCAATTATCtctaaaaaagtatttttacctTCTGTGTGACAGTATTAACTTCTCTGTAACAATTAAGTTTTTAGAGCAATATATACATTTGAtatcaaagcacagaaaaaatagGGTGTATTTCAGTGTGCCAATTATGCTGATCTGTGGAAAAGAGCACAAGTTCAGAGAACTGAAATTCATGTAAATATGCcagatacaaatgaaaaattgtcCTAAAATATTCCTGTGAAACTAATTTTTTAGTTTTCACACttaaacaaaattttgtttgtaaaaacacaaagcactttttggacattttttttaacacctcttTGATTGATACACCAACATAGAGAATGTACTAAATAGTCACTTAGGGATAATTCACAAATACTAAtgattcctttttaaaagcaagttgGCTTCCTCAAAATCAGTCAGCTCTTATGTGAACTCACAACAAAGGGTGATACTCTGCTCCAATCTTTTGCATCTCTTCTTTTGAAAGGTTTGTCACACTGCAATTCTCATCATTTCtcctattattttttctgatttgcagTATTAAAAAACTCATAGTTTTAATTTCAGACTatgtttgctctttttcaaaGTCCCCAGCACATTCAGAACATTCCATGTCTGGCAATAAATTAACTTCCACCATACctccagggaagtggtggagtcaccatcactggagctgttcaaggaatgtgtggatgaggcattgtgggacatggtttaataggCATcgtggtgttggttgatggttggacttgatgatcttacaggtcatttccaaccgtagtgattctgtgaatatatACGTGTACATTAAGAACTACATCAGGAAGGTGATAGCAGCAAGGGCTCCTCCTTCTGGGTATGTGATGAGCCAGAAACATTAGTGGATCAATATAAAGGACCATTATCGCCAAGAGGCAATCCTGATAGcctgtttcttccttctgtcctgCCAACTATGACAATCATTTGCAGCTGTAGCTGAGTGACAGAGGACACAAAGAGCAGAATGTGCAGCCACAGAGAGGCCATTTCTTCAGCAGATGTGCTGACTGAAACTGCTATACACTGCTTGCTACCTTTCCTGGTTGATGCAAATCAAGACTTGCAGGTAGACTCATATCCATATTCAAGCTGGTAAATCTGTCTAAATTTCTCTATGTTCCCATGGAAAATCCTctatttcttaaatgttttcccAGACTGTTTTGGAGAACATCTGCCCCATTCCTTGCTATGGAAGGGCCCCTCTTAGTATCAGTTGTCCCAGCCCCCTCCGGAACAAGTATCTTCATTCTTCCTGCTGAGCACATCCCAATAAAAATCAAGTGGTTGCTTTGTAGACAGTCTTTCTTTACCTAaagcttttacttttcttactGACTTATGCCTAATACactgaaaagatttcttttcagttttcaaagtaGCTGTTGGCAGTCCTAGAAAGGACCAAGCTTACCTTACACACTAAGCATGCATTTAACAAAATGCTGTAAAACAGAGTCGCCATTTCCTTGAGGCACTGACAGAAACTGACTCCAAAAAGTGTATTTGAGATCTACATAGATTAAATAACTATCACAGTACCTCAAAAAACACAGTAAGATATCTTctggtttaaaaatgtttatttaaaagaaaagaagatctATACGCAGATGgccaggagaaagaaaaaaaaaatttctcagttttcccccccaaaaccatTACTCTGCAATTTACCTTTCCCTTAAGTTTCAGCttcaatgttttatttaaaaaaaaaaaaccctgaactttcatttccttttcctatgcCATTAGACCTGAGGAAATTAAGTACCTTTCACTGAAGGGTTGCATGGGATGTGAGAAGAAAGCGGAATAAAATTTATTCACAATATACAAGTATAAAAATATCTTGCTTAGGATTCAGTATTATAATTTAATaactttttgttgtttcataGGTATCTGGGAAAGGTACAGACACATGTCCTGATCCTGTTACAAGAGGTAGAATGCCAGCATTTGGTACAACATTCCAGGAGAGAGTCAAAGTGACGTTCCTGTTTCCCCTGCAAAAGCAACAAAGACTATCAGCACAAATACTCAACCgatttaattaataattattcATATTAAATAAATTAGGATACAAATTGTTTTCCTGATCCAGAAACAATGGGCTTTTTAATGTTACATAGTTGCTTCATGAAGTATTACCTATTTTCCAGATaagaccttttttccttttactgttaCCTAACTCTATTTGGAGTTGAGTGCATCACAGAACCAATTCTACACAGACAAGAATATTAGAAGCAGAAACCCAGAAGCCTATTGCTCATATTAGCAGTGCATCTTCTTGTCTACAGAAGAAACAGGATATCTCGTATCCCAAGGTCATCCTCTAACAATCAAACTACAAAGATGCAATTGACCGACAGAATATCAGATAGAATACAGGTACTTTACCACAGCAACAGACACACATACAAAATGCAAAGTATGCAAGTAAATCAAGACACCATGAGTAATAATACTACTAAAAGGAATTACTTACTTCAGACCATTTCCATCATCAAAGAAAAAGTACTTTGACTTCATGTCTTTTAAGAACAGCCTTGGGTTATCTCCTCTCAACATGATCTTGTCCCAAAGGACCACCTGGTTTAGAGCCTAAAAATACAATTGTAATTAAGTCAGCAAGATACCTTACAAGATCATTTTCAGTCACTGGAATTTCATAGCATTATTCATCTAAAAACCCTGAAGTTGAAGTACACGCTTGCAATCCATAACTAATTTAACAAAACAATGCTTTACAGGGGGGAAACTACACACCAAAGTGTGGCACAGAATAAATAGAAACAACAAAGAACAGCTCAATAAAACATGagaaagccattttaaaaagtcataagTTTTCAAAGACTTATAAACTATAATGGGTTTTCCTTTTGAATGGCAAAGGTAAGTTGCTTTTAAAGCAGTATTTAGACTTCATTTCAAATAAAGGACTTAAACTGAGCTATCATGACACTGCCTAggtatttaacatttttccaacttcaatggaaaaaaatctctactTGAATTGCAAGCGTAACCCCAAGAATTGTATGAACAATTCAAAACTCCcaaattcttaaatatttgaaaCTTTGTACTATTCTTTTAAGTAGTTAGGTGTTaacagtcttgtttaataccttaTAGAACAATTTAGAAAACATATTTCTCAACATTTGCGAGAACTAGTgatttatgtggaaaaaaaaatctaaaagatGAAACAAGACAATGAAGTCCCCAACCCTCGTAATGAACCCTAAAAACTATTTCAGTACAAACACATCCAGCAGCATGTATAAAATAACTaaggtactttaaaaaaaaaaaaagaaaagtagggAGATAGTTTTGTGCAGCAAgttaagaaaaaaccccaagccttCACTATATCCTTGCAATGCGACCACAGTAGCTTAAACTAGAATTCAGCAGTACCATGGCAGCATGGTGtttcattaaaagaatttttccaCAGGCTGTTCCACACAGCTCCTATCAGATCAGTGAAAAAAGCCTTCAGCTATCCAAAGCGAAATATCAGTGCTAACCAATTTAAAGGATGCAACAAGGCCAATTATTTTGCTAAGTATGACAAGATAACATAAATGTGTTATGGGGCTACAGTAACTGGCATGGACAAACACTTCTGTGATCTATGAACAAGACCTACCACACCTGGCCAGACCAAAAGCCAATATATCTTGTTTCTAATAGCAGCCAACTGCAGAACATTAGGGAAGAGCAAAATGGACAGAGCAAGTAAGTGAAAAAACTCATTTACAGTCCACTATTGTGAGTGAACAACAAGGCATGTGTTACTTTTCTCCCATATATCAAGTTAGGTTTCTTGAGGGTGAACTTCCCACCCTACAGTTATACTGTCAAAAGAATAACAATCATGAAGGTCAGTAAAAACAGTCCAAGCTAGTAGGAAATGCTGGTGCCTTAACTCTTCCCAGCAGAACTTCAGAATGTTAAAAATAGCTGCAGTACAAAATGGGTAATTGCTTCAACTTTCTTTTTGATACTTACATTGTTTTTTGTTGAATATTCTGCAGACAAATATAGAAACAATTGTTTAACATTCCAGTCAAATATACTCTGCAGATGTATGCAAGTTAAGAAAAATACCATATTGTACTTACATaaccttgttttatttttactagaTCTAAATAGACTATGATAATTACAGTGAGTTCTTGCATTTCAAGATACCTCATCTTGATTTATAATCAGAGCACTTCCAGGAGTTTTAACATATATTTTAATCATACTAAAGTgaggggtttttggtttggttttttagcTGTAACCTTTTATTTCCCAGTCctcttttttattctatttgCCACTAACTCAAACAATAAGTTAAACAGATTCCCCAATCAGCCTCAAAATCTTTTCTATCTTGTTCCACTCATCCCAAGACTGAATCATGTTTTTAAGCTACTAATTCAAAAGGCAAGTAATTAAGCAAGTAAATAATCAACTACTGCTGCTGCAAGAATAGCTGGAGCTGTTTTACTTGAACATGTTTTGTCATCTAACTTGAAACAAACAAGATTCTGAAGATCTCTTTTGCAGGATTTCTTGACGCTTGCTAAAGTTAGCCATGAATTAAGTAAGCTAAAAAGAGTTCATGAAAACTGtctcctcccccttcctttccctagtggtgtttgtttttttcctaactgtcattttatttaattctttctaGGACTAACAGCTTGTTTCCATTAGTTAAGAGAGCCCATGTACCAGCACCTCTAcaaattttgtcaaaaaaaacctgctagaAAGTTGTATTTTACAACTCTACACACTGCAAGGTTCATTTATGCCAGGCATGAAAGATTAAGTCAGagtttttataaaaagattttaaaactacTGCTACTATTAAGTCATTAATACACAGAATCTTTATGTCCACATACTGCAGACTAATCCTTATataagaacatttcttttagaGGTCCTGTCCTGCCTCCCCCTATATACACTGCATACAATTCAATCCATCTACTTTAGAATTTCAGTCTCTGGTTTTAATATGTATAAGGATTTCAGAGGTAAAAAACTCAGACTTAGGAGTTCACCTCTCCTGCTTCcagctgataaaaaaaaaatccttcttatTCCTGTgcaacacacacatgcaaaaatcTGATTAACCTGTTTATCCAGTGTTCACATGTATTAaagatttgtattttgtttggtttgcttACACAATGTAGTATTCTCCAAAACAGggaaactgaaacacagagtTAATCAATGTCTTGCCTAACACAATGacaaaaagcagcagacagGGAAAAATCCCAGGAATTTCAGCCCAGCTGCAAAGCAAGGCTTAGTGTAATCACCTGAGGTAAAGCACGCTGCCTCGCATACCGACTTCtgcacagaaattttttttatcaaaacCCTAAATCCTAAGAATGATTCCCTTCTACTGTCAAAAAACCTacccaaaacaaagccaaacaaaaacacaTAACCCTCTTTCCCCAACAAAAGCCAGACTAACAGGGAAGCAGAGAAATACAAAAGTTGCAAAAAGGTAACAGCAATGAGAAAGAGGCCAAAAAGTAATGCAATAAATTTTGTAGTGGCTTATATGCTTCCCAATGAATTTCATACCATTCAACGTTGAAGATTTGATAGTTTAACATCTAAGCAAGTAAAGGATTACAAtgtctttttatatttaaaggaAGACTTGTATGCAACTATTACGTGGACATAACTTTGAAAGCCTCACAACAAAATGAGTTTGAAAGGTGCATCGGAGTTTCTAGATTCAGTATGACAGCCAAAATAGTATGTTATATAAATCCTATAATTAATTCACACCTCAAACCACCAATACAAACTTTACTTAATGGTAATACTGTCCAGATGTTAAACTGCACTTCCCATCATTAAATACAGTGCACTTCACTATAGAGCCCGATTTTAAaaacaggcatttaaaaaaataaaagagagaaaacaactTGCCCTGTGTCATCTACTAGAGACAGAACAGCTATtccaagttttattttactgcCCTAGCTATGTAAAATACTACTTTTCactgctttgtatttattttcctcaagTCCTGAATATCAGAAGattttaaggtaaaaaaaatagatgtcaAGATGTTCTTGTTTCAAATGTTCGCAaaccattttttccattaaggATATCTGCAGTAATGTCAAATGTGACGAATCCCAGATCACTTCTTTCTCTAGGTCCAGTGAAATCTTCTACATTTTTTctaagacaaaacaaaacacaagattatcctttctcattatttctccTTCATGCATTACAtaaattattattcttattaCGTATTTCCCTCAttaatttcctgtattttcttttaaatacttttggCTAAAACACAATCagcattacaaaataaaacctgcCTTCCAGAAATTATGGAGCCCCAGGTTTGAATGACAGGCCTTGCCACCACAGTAGTCTAAGTTACACAAATAGCCTATAGactttttcctgttaaaaaaaatctctatctATCTGTACCTAAACTGCACTATATTTCATTTTAGTAAAATATGTGTTGGTCATCCCCAAATATATAAAGCTGATTGGAACACTGGCAGCACAGCTGTCTGGTGGCAACCATTTTCAATATTCTTTCTCAACTTTCCATAAAAAAATGCCTCTAGTGCTCAGTCTCATATAAGACACTCCAACCATTCTGGTAAGACAGAGTTTATGCTTATAGTTCACACAACTTAAATACATTCCCGGGAGAAATCTTGTAAGTAGCAATATGAAGAAAATGCTTACTTCCTTCTATGTTATGGAATA from Gavia stellata isolate bGavSte3 chromosome 5, bGavSte3.hap2, whole genome shotgun sequence encodes the following:
- the SPCS3 gene encoding signal peptidase complex subunit 3 — translated: MNTVLSRANSLFAFSLSVMAALTFGCFITTAFKERSVPVSIAVSRVTLKNVEDFTGPRERSDLGFVTFDITADLQSIFDWNVKQLFLYLSAEYSTKNNALNQVVLWDKIMLRGDNPRLFLKDMKSKYFFFDDGNGLKGNRNVTLTLSWNVVPNAGILPLVTGSGHVSVPFPDTYETTKSY